Proteins from a genomic interval of Streptomyces sp. NBC_01445:
- a CDS encoding urease subunit gamma: MQLTPHEQERLLIHVAADVAEKRRSRGLKLNHPEAIALVTSHILEGARDGRTVAELMSSGRKVLTRDDVMEGIPEMIHDVQVEATFPDGTKLVTVHDPIV, translated from the coding sequence GTGCAACTGACCCCGCACGAGCAGGAACGACTGCTCATTCATGTGGCAGCCGACGTGGCCGAGAAGCGTCGGAGCCGGGGTCTGAAACTCAATCATCCCGAGGCGATCGCTCTTGTCACGTCGCACATTCTCGAAGGTGCACGTGACGGCCGGACCGTAGCCGAACTCATGTCGTCCGGCCGCAAGGTGCTCACGCGCGACGACGTGATGGAGGGCATCCCCGAGATGATCCACGACGTGCAGGTCGAGGCGACCTTCCCCGACGGCACCAAGCTCGTCACCGTCCACGATCCCATCGTCTGA
- a CDS encoding TetR/AcrR family transcriptional regulator, with protein MARVSQEHLDARRRQILDGATLCFALNGFHATSMQDVLKSVNLSAGAVYRYFSGKEELIGAIVTEVLDEIRGVFESAGAESPPAPPDVLVGRVLGRILGMRPGLTHEGVSVFPRLMVQVWTETLRNDELSRVMREAYVGVRAAWVKIVEGYQAAGMMRADIPADDVARVMIATAQGFAAQQALFGEVHVPVETLQNGLRALMSMGAAS; from the coding sequence ATGGCTCGTGTATCCCAGGAACATCTGGACGCCCGTCGTCGGCAGATCCTCGACGGTGCGACCCTCTGCTTCGCGCTCAACGGCTTCCACGCCACGTCCATGCAGGACGTGCTGAAGTCGGTCAATCTCTCCGCGGGCGCGGTGTACCGCTACTTCAGCGGCAAGGAGGAGCTGATCGGGGCCATCGTCACCGAGGTGCTCGACGAGATACGGGGTGTCTTCGAGTCGGCCGGCGCCGAGAGTCCGCCCGCGCCGCCGGACGTGCTGGTGGGGAGGGTTCTGGGCAGGATCCTCGGGATGCGGCCGGGGCTCACGCACGAGGGTGTGTCCGTCTTCCCGCGGCTGATGGTCCAGGTGTGGACGGAGACCCTGCGCAACGACGAGCTCTCCCGGGTGATGCGCGAGGCGTACGTCGGCGTGCGCGCGGCCTGGGTGAAGATTGTCGAGGGGTATCAGGCCGCTGGGATGATGCGCGCCGACATCCCCGCCGACGACGTCGCCCGGGTCATGATCGCCACGGCGCAGGGATTCGCCGCGCAGCAGGCCCTGTTCGGGGAAGTTCACGTCCCTGTCGAAACTTTGCAGAACGGCCTGCGGGCCCTGATGAGTATGGGCGCGGCCAGCTGA
- a CDS encoding urease subunit beta — translation MIPGEILFADEPVVFNEGREVTRLTVLNAADRPVQVGSHYHFAEANPGLEFDRAAAHGLRLNVAAGTAVRFEPGIPVDVELVPLAGRRIVPGLRGQTGGALDG, via the coding sequence ATGATTCCCGGAGAGATCCTCTTCGCGGACGAGCCCGTCGTGTTCAACGAGGGCCGCGAGGTCACCCGTCTGACCGTGCTCAACGCCGCCGACCGGCCCGTCCAGGTCGGCTCCCACTACCACTTCGCCGAGGCCAATCCCGGTCTGGAGTTCGACCGTGCCGCAGCGCACGGTCTGCGACTCAACGTCGCCGCAGGGACCGCCGTGCGCTTCGAGCCCGGAATCCCTGTCGACGTCGAACTCGTGCCTCTGGCCGGCCGGCGCATCGTGCCGGGTCTGCGGGGCCAGACCGGAGGTGCCCTCGATGGCTGA